One Bdellovibrio sp. ArHS genomic window carries:
- a CDS encoding c-type cytochrome translates to MQKIVLAFLVINMFSVVSCTKKEEVSSPDVFSAAAAPTTGGGDIGVGPITSLVLESEIKADLVKHGTEVFSAKCAACHKMGERYVGPDLKGVTERRKPEWIMNMILNPQEMTQKDPIAQELLGEYMTQMTFQNVTQDETRAILEYFRSIDKK, encoded by the coding sequence ATGCAGAAAATTGTCTTAGCGTTTCTTGTTATCAATATGTTTTCAGTTGTGAGTTGTACGAAGAAAGAAGAAGTGAGTAGTCCCGATGTTTTCTCTGCGGCTGCAGCACCTACGACTGGAGGTGGAGACATTGGAGTGGGTCCTATTACTTCTCTGGTTCTTGAGTCAGAAATTAAAGCCGACTTGGTTAAACATGGTACGGAAGTTTTTTCGGCTAAATGCGCTGCTTGCCATAAGATGGGAGAAAGATATGTGGGGCCGGATCTGAAAGGTGTCACGGAACGAAGAAAGCCCGAGTGGATCATGAATATGATCTTGAATCCTCAAGAGATGACACAAAAGGATCCAATCGCTCAGGAACTTCTGGGTGAGTACATGACACAAATGACTTTTCAGAATGTCACTCAGGATGAAACCAGAGCGATTCTTGAGTACTTCCGCAGTATCGATAAAAAATAG
- a CDS encoding fasciclin domain-containing protein: protein MKKIVGLMVIAVALNSCTNKADVSSEGTAAAPVPGQAAVVDDVSQKNVVQIAVGSKDHTVLVKALQAAELVDVLANPGPFTVFAPVNSAFDKLPAGTVEGLLKADKKEALADILQHHVFVGILKEADLTDGRVLNQVDLTDVTIHRKDGKLYVDDALIVASVPAANGIIHIIDGVLLPKKK from the coding sequence ATGAAAAAGATAGTTGGTTTAATGGTGATTGCTGTTGCACTCAATTCCTGCACCAATAAAGCAGATGTTTCTTCAGAAGGAACGGCGGCGGCTCCGGTGCCAGGACAGGCCGCGGTGGTCGATGATGTTTCACAAAAGAATGTTGTGCAGATTGCTGTGGGTTCTAAAGATCACACGGTGCTGGTGAAAGCACTTCAAGCGGCAGAGCTTGTTGACGTTCTAGCTAATCCCGGGCCGTTTACGGTATTTGCTCCTGTGAACAGTGCTTTTGATAAACTTCCTGCGGGCACCGTGGAAGGTCTTTTGAAAGCGGATAAAAAAGAGGCGCTGGCAGATATTCTTCAGCATCACGTTTTTGTTGGAATTCTTAAAGAGGCGGATTTGACTGACGGGCGCGTCTTGAATCAAGTCGATCTGACCGATGTGACGATTCACCGAAAAGACGGCAAGCTTTATGTGGACGATGCTTTGATCGTAGCTTCGGTCCCTGCTGCGAATGGTATTATTCATATCATCGATGGCGTACTTTTACCGAAGAAGAAATAG